One part of the Candidatus Binatia bacterium genome encodes these proteins:
- a CDS encoding GntR family transcriptional regulator, translating into MLRPVQKRSLSDAVFEQLREQIVRGAFQAGDSLPAERALCEALGVNRGAVREALKRLAQARLVSVQHGGASRVLDYRSSAGLELLSDLLVTEGGFDPKVVRSVIEMRSALAPDIARLAALRGGERVADLLEPIVERMRAAGEDNRTLQTLAMEFWSALVDGTDNVAYRLAYNSLRQTYEKCMDILTGVLEDELRDLRSYAAIADAVRRGDAKRAERVARTLTRRGEERLLAAAELLEAGRSPKGVAV; encoded by the coding sequence CGAGCAGATCGTGCGCGGCGCCTTCCAGGCCGGCGACAGCCTGCCCGCCGAGCGCGCCCTGTGCGAGGCGCTCGGCGTCAACCGAGGCGCGGTGCGCGAGGCGCTGAAGCGGCTCGCGCAGGCGCGTTTGGTCTCGGTCCAGCACGGCGGCGCGTCGCGCGTCCTCGACTACCGCTCGTCGGCCGGGCTCGAGCTGCTCTCCGACCTGCTGGTGACCGAAGGCGGCTTCGATCCGAAGGTCGTGCGCAGCGTCATCGAGATGCGCTCGGCGCTCGCACCCGACATCGCGCGGCTCGCGGCGCTGCGCGGCGGCGAGCGCGTCGCGGACCTGCTCGAGCCGATCGTCGAGCGCATGCGCGCCGCGGGCGAGGACAACCGCACGCTGCAGACGCTCGCGATGGAGTTCTGGTCGGCGCTGGTCGACGGCACCGACAACGTCGCCTACCGCCTCGCCTACAACTCGCTGCGCCAGACCTACGAGAAGTGCATGGACATCCTGACCGGCGTGCTCGAGGACGAGCTGCGCGACCTGCGCAGCTACGCCGCGATCGCCGACGCCGTGCGCCGGGGCGACGCGAAGCGCGCGGAGCGCGTCGCGCGCACGCTCACGCGACGCGGCGAGGAGCGCCTGCTCGCCGCGGCCGAGCTGCTCGAGGCCGGCCGCAGCCCGAAGGGAGTTGCCGTATGA
- a CDS encoding sterol desaturase family protein codes for MTVSESPNTLPAAARCFFRYLSPRVLVTASAVTLGVRLALDGFSWWDLAIVAGIVAFWPLQEWLIHVFILHYKPITLFGRTIDFPVPRSHRRHHRDPWNIDILFIPSHVFLYAIPLEFFLWITLAPTLELAFTGLATFFLLTLHYEWVHYLVHTRYRPKSWLYDRLWRNHRLHHCKNENYWFGVSMLSGDRLLGTAPALNEVPTSPTCRTLGLEDTLGASSPANA; via the coding sequence ATGACCGTCAGCGAGAGCCCGAACACGCTGCCCGCAGCCGCGCGCTGCTTCTTCCGCTACCTGAGCCCGCGGGTCCTCGTGACCGCGAGCGCCGTGACGCTCGGCGTCCGGCTCGCGCTCGACGGCTTCTCCTGGTGGGATCTCGCGATCGTCGCCGGCATCGTCGCCTTCTGGCCGCTGCAGGAGTGGCTGATCCACGTCTTCATCCTGCACTACAAGCCGATCACGCTGTTCGGCCGCACGATCGACTTCCCGGTGCCGCGCTCGCACCGCCGCCACCACCGCGATCCCTGGAACATCGACATCCTGTTCATCCCGTCGCACGTCTTCCTGTACGCGATCCCGCTCGAGTTCTTCCTCTGGATCACGCTCGCGCCGACGCTCGAGCTCGCCTTCACCGGGCTCGCGACGTTTTTCCTCTTGACGCTGCACTACGAGTGGGTGCACTACCTCGTGCACACGCGCTACCGGCCGAAGTCGTGGCTCTACGACCGGCTGTGGCGCAACCACCGCCTGCACCACTGCAAGAACGAGAACTACTGGTTCGGCGTCAGCATGCTGTCGGGCGACCGTCTGCTCGGCACCGCGCCGGCGCTGAACGAGGTGCCGACCTCGCCGACCTGCCGTACGCTCGGCCTCGAGGACACGCTCGGCGCGAGCAGCCCGGCGAACGCGTAA
- a CDS encoding serine hydrolase domain-containing protein, whose protein sequence is MSEAPPSPPAPRSAPVPEIGGRCDPRFAAVRDAFAANFAQHGEVGAAVTVVVEGRVVVDLWGGLADPARGTPWREDTLVNVFSVTKALVTICALRLVEEGRLGLDEPLARAWPGFAAAGKEGVTLRQVLAHRAGLPAIRAPLPEGAMLEWATMTRALERQAPWWPPGTQHGYHVNTFGFLVGEAVRRASGTSIGTFLRDVITGPLGADVHLGVPRSEHARIATFLWNATLPFPRTDPTMLPDAQALRYCAYLNPPGLSGEDGWVNRPEWRLAEIPSANGHATARGVARVYAALVAALRHGRALDGVHVLARETLEQAIVEHSSGMDLILERPSRFGLGFQLTQAERPLGPNPRAFGHFGSGGALGFCDPDADVALGYVMNDMGPRWQNPRNRALLDAVYASL, encoded by the coding sequence GTGAGCGAAGCGCCGCCAAGCCCGCCCGCGCCGCGGTCTGCGCCGGTCCCAGAGATCGGCGGGCGCTGCGACCCGCGCTTCGCCGCCGTGCGCGACGCGTTCGCCGCCAACTTCGCGCAGCACGGCGAGGTCGGCGCGGCGGTGACCGTGGTCGTCGAGGGGCGCGTCGTCGTCGACCTGTGGGGCGGCCTCGCCGATCCCGCGCGCGGCACGCCGTGGCGCGAGGACACGCTGGTCAACGTCTTCTCGGTGACCAAGGCGCTGGTCACGATCTGCGCGCTGCGCCTCGTCGAGGAAGGTCGCCTCGGGCTCGACGAGCCGCTCGCGCGCGCCTGGCCGGGCTTCGCGGCCGCAGGCAAGGAAGGCGTCACGCTGCGCCAGGTGCTCGCGCACCGCGCCGGGCTGCCGGCGATCCGCGCGCCGCTTCCCGAGGGCGCGATGCTGGAGTGGGCGACGATGACGCGCGCGCTCGAGCGTCAAGCACCATGGTGGCCGCCCGGCACGCAGCACGGCTACCACGTCAACACCTTCGGCTTCCTGGTCGGGGAGGCGGTGCGCCGGGCGAGCGGCACGTCGATCGGGACGTTCCTGCGCGACGTGATCACGGGACCGCTCGGCGCCGACGTCCACCTCGGCGTGCCGCGCAGCGAGCACGCGCGGATCGCCACCTTCCTCTGGAACGCGACGCTGCCGTTCCCGCGCACCGACCCGACGATGCTGCCCGACGCCCAGGCGCTGCGCTACTGCGCGTACCTCAACCCGCCGGGGCTTTCCGGCGAGGACGGCTGGGTGAACCGGCCGGAGTGGCGCCTCGCCGAGATCCCGTCGGCGAACGGACACGCGACCGCGCGCGGCGTGGCGCGCGTCTACGCGGCGCTGGTCGCGGCGCTGCGCCACGGACGCGCGCTCGACGGCGTGCACGTGCTCGCGCGCGAGACGCTCGAGCAGGCGATCGTCGAGCACTCCTCGGGCATGGACCTGATCCTCGAGCGCCCGTCGCGCTTCGGGCTCGGCTTCCAGCTCACCCAGGCCGAGCGCCCGCTGGGTCCGAACCCGCGCGCCTTCGGCCACTTCGGCTCGGGCGGCGCGCTCGGCTTCTGCGACCCCGACGCCGACGTCGCGCTCGGCTACGTGATGAACGACATGGGGCCGCGCTGGCAGAACCCGCGCAACCGCGCGCTGCTCGACGCGGTCTATGCGAGTCTCTGA
- the malQ gene encoding 4-alpha-glucanotransferase — MKKIQQRASGILLHPTSLPGRFGIGDLGPETKRFVDFLVRTGQTLWQVLPLGPTGYGDSPYQCFSAFAGNPLLVSLEGLVADGLLSEDDLRDPPPFPEERVDYAAVIPYRMALLARAAEAFHRGHAGAALAPDFDAFCRAQTHWLDDFALFMALKEAHELRTWSAWPRPLARREPDALAAAREQHAEAIFKHKFIQFMFFRQWDEVRRYANQAGVRIIGDIPIFVAYDSADVWAHPELFFLDEEGKPTVVAGVPPDYFSATGQLWGNPLYRWDVLARQGYAWWLDRLRTTFAQVDILRIDHFIGIHRYWEIPARAKTAIKGRYRPGPGADFLQAARNALGDLPIIAEDLGAITPEVEELRDAFELPGMKLLQFAFDSDATNPFLPHNYPRRCVAYTGTHDNDTTVGWFHATTPEERSNAQRYFARSGEDIAYDFIRGVLSSVADTAIIPMQDVLCLGSEARMNHPGRPSGNWQWRMRADAITDWHVGRLAEMAELYGRAPEKPGAVKKPSAATGTVVRAATDGGAPDEDDEDLDEPPSDERAPR; from the coding sequence TTGAAGAAGATCCAGCAGCGCGCGAGCGGCATCCTTCTCCACCCGACGTCCCTGCCCGGTCGCTTCGGCATCGGCGACCTCGGCCCCGAGACCAAGCGCTTCGTCGACTTCCTGGTGCGCACGGGCCAGACCTTGTGGCAGGTCCTGCCGCTCGGACCGACCGGCTACGGCGACTCGCCCTACCAGTGCTTCTCGGCGTTCGCGGGGAACCCGCTGCTGGTCAGCCTCGAGGGCCTGGTCGCGGACGGGCTCCTGTCCGAGGACGACCTGCGCGACCCGCCGCCCTTCCCCGAGGAGCGCGTCGACTACGCGGCGGTGATCCCGTACCGCATGGCGCTGCTCGCGCGTGCCGCCGAGGCCTTCCACCGCGGGCACGCGGGCGCGGCGCTCGCGCCCGACTTCGACGCCTTCTGCCGCGCGCAGACGCACTGGCTCGACGACTTCGCGCTCTTCATGGCGCTCAAGGAAGCGCACGAGCTGCGGACCTGGAGCGCGTGGCCGCGTCCGCTCGCGCGTCGTGAGCCCGACGCGCTCGCCGCGGCGCGCGAGCAGCACGCCGAGGCGATCTTCAAGCACAAATTCATCCAGTTCATGTTCTTCCGCCAGTGGGACGAGGTGCGGCGCTACGCGAACCAGGCGGGGGTGCGCATCATCGGCGACATCCCGATCTTCGTCGCCTACGACAGCGCCGACGTCTGGGCGCACCCCGAGCTCTTCTTCCTCGACGAGGAGGGCAAGCCGACGGTCGTCGCCGGCGTGCCGCCCGACTACTTCAGCGCGACCGGACAGCTCTGGGGCAACCCGCTCTACCGCTGGGACGTGCTCGCGCGGCAGGGCTACGCGTGGTGGCTCGACCGGCTGCGCACGACGTTCGCGCAGGTCGACATTCTGCGCATCGACCACTTCATCGGCATCCACCGCTACTGGGAGATCCCGGCGCGCGCCAAGACCGCGATCAAGGGACGCTACCGCCCCGGGCCCGGCGCCGACTTCCTGCAGGCGGCGCGCAACGCCCTCGGCGACCTGCCGATCATCGCCGAGGATCTCGGCGCGATCACGCCCGAGGTCGAGGAGCTGCGCGACGCCTTCGAGCTGCCCGGGATGAAGCTCCTGCAGTTCGCCTTCGACAGCGACGCGACCAACCCCTTCCTGCCGCACAACTACCCGCGGCGCTGCGTCGCCTACACCGGCACGCACGACAACGACACCACCGTCGGCTGGTTCCACGCCACGACGCCCGAGGAGCGCTCGAACGCGCAGCGCTACTTCGCGCGTAGCGGCGAGGACATCGCCTACGACTTCATCCGCGGCGTGCTGAGCTCGGTCGCCGACACCGCGATCATCCCGATGCAGGACGTGCTCTGCCTCGGCAGCGAGGCGCGCATGAACCACCCGGGACGCCCGTCGGGGAACTGGCAGTGGCGCATGCGCGCCGACGCGATCACCGACTGGCACGTCGGGCGGCTCGCCGAGATGGCCGAGCTCTACGGCCGCGCGCCCGAGAAGCCGGGCGCCGTCAAGAAACCATCGGCGGCGACCGGCACCGTGGTCCGGGCCGCGACCGACGGCGGGGCGCCCGACGAGGACGACGAGGACCTCGACGAGCCGCCGTCCGACGAGCGCGCGCCGAGGTGA
- a CDS encoding DUF748 domain-containing protein → MLLALLVGLRIAAPFVVGPFLEERLSRALGARVQVGDVSFAPIDAVVTLGNVRVDRPGAPASDGDELEPAIHAARVRLDLQWLPLLHRALVVREVALESARIEVERTADGGTSLDRLLNVDAAPELPPGWSFAIDRVMLRDSLVRVRDTGDDGAPLELGVRDAEFSTMRRRASAFKRAPNLHVDVLVEGGRIRIDGTTDVLDDGSLVVDALLRVKDVPLERLREYLPEPGGALVAGRLSGQLHYQREPGRRDTLSGRLRARRVTVHVPTFDAPALAIRRVEAELDKIDFRRQRVVLEALTLHGARLAVRPDLTAPVPLFDATAVQPAATDGKRRAASSAAASPRWTWSVARFAAPYARVEVVGAEPAIVLPASVVGENLGPAAYWSPLRAWLGRGDQIATFDGTARLTRGFTIDGRLTADGIDAALFARAFKLPFAELVQAGVASADLTVDVAPGATDGPPVAVRGKLAVDGLWLAAPDPGLFAIGASTLELQLDGVRPAAGPRGTVRPAALHFRRATVRRPYVLLTRAPDGWLVPPFAEDPALLWARLMPVRAESESAPETDAAVVPAAAAPAEPPAPSPAQTLDAATPIVLGELTTIGGRVIVLDFAHERRTALDVDLLEGWARDVRLPGLGASQLVVQGRDRRLGRMTVAASRSGGTSEIELSAQDVPLAALTPYLQQAELPYGFAGGTARFLARIWLRQDGWSADATVALQRPEIVGDEDALRRALGMPVRDAIATLRDSDGDITLRLTLGSRGDVPTMVASALRSAVTRARLAPLPDRPIEIRFAPGSDELGVRAKQELGEIAYLLASRSDAVVELSSTVSEHDRRFLAEQAAAQYLEEPEGFMGVLRVFGVRDQDTRIREALAERRAGRPGRLSPEDEAVLREIVAAAPPIDPHRLTALARARVAKVARELVDRHGVEPSRIMVNEVSPTAASAGPPTVRASVELDTTLEASATRAEVRRW, encoded by the coding sequence GTGCTGCTGGCGCTGCTCGTCGGGCTGCGCATCGCGGCGCCCTTCGTCGTCGGGCCGTTTCTCGAGGAGCGTCTGTCGCGCGCGCTCGGCGCGCGCGTGCAGGTCGGCGACGTCAGCTTCGCGCCGATCGACGCGGTGGTCACGCTCGGCAACGTCCGCGTCGACCGTCCGGGCGCGCCGGCTTCCGACGGCGACGAGCTCGAGCCCGCGATCCACGCGGCGCGCGTGCGCCTCGACCTGCAGTGGCTGCCGCTGCTGCACCGCGCGCTCGTCGTGCGCGAGGTCGCGCTCGAGTCGGCGCGCATCGAGGTCGAGCGCACGGCGGACGGCGGCACGAGCCTCGACCGCTTGCTGAACGTCGACGCGGCGCCGGAGCTGCCGCCCGGCTGGAGCTTCGCGATCGACCGCGTGATGCTGCGCGACTCGCTCGTCCGCGTGCGCGACACGGGCGACGACGGCGCGCCGCTCGAGCTCGGGGTGCGCGACGCCGAGTTCTCGACCATGCGGCGGCGCGCAAGCGCGTTCAAGCGCGCGCCGAACCTGCACGTCGACGTGCTCGTCGAGGGCGGACGCATCCGCATCGACGGCACGACGGACGTGCTCGACGACGGCAGCCTCGTGGTGGACGCGCTCCTGCGCGTCAAGGACGTGCCGCTCGAGCGCCTGCGCGAGTACCTGCCGGAGCCAGGCGGCGCGCTCGTCGCCGGAAGGCTCTCGGGGCAGCTGCACTACCAGCGCGAGCCCGGACGGCGCGACACGCTGAGCGGCCGCCTGCGCGCGCGTCGCGTGACGGTGCACGTGCCGACGTTCGACGCGCCGGCCCTCGCGATCCGCCGCGTCGAGGCGGAGCTCGACAAGATCGATTTTCGCCGCCAGCGCGTCGTGCTCGAGGCGCTGACGCTGCACGGCGCACGGCTCGCCGTGCGTCCCGACCTGACGGCGCCGGTGCCGCTGTTCGACGCGACCGCCGTGCAGCCGGCCGCGACGGACGGCAAGCGGCGCGCGGCGAGCAGCGCCGCCGCGAGCCCGCGCTGGACGTGGTCCGTGGCGCGGTTTGCGGCGCCGTACGCGCGCGTCGAGGTCGTCGGCGCCGAGCCCGCGATCGTGCTTCCGGCGAGCGTCGTCGGCGAGAACCTCGGGCCCGCCGCGTACTGGTCGCCGCTGCGCGCGTGGCTCGGACGCGGCGACCAGATCGCGACCTTCGACGGCACCGCGCGCTTGACGCGCGGCTTCACGATCGACGGCCGCCTCACCGCCGACGGCATCGACGCCGCGCTGTTCGCGCGCGCGTTCAAGCTGCCGTTCGCGGAGCTCGTGCAGGCGGGCGTCGCCTCGGCCGATCTCACGGTCGACGTGGCGCCGGGCGCCACCGACGGTCCGCCGGTCGCCGTGCGCGGCAAGCTCGCGGTCGACGGGCTCTGGCTCGCAGCGCCCGATCCAGGACTGTTCGCGATCGGCGCCTCGACGCTCGAGCTGCAGCTCGACGGCGTCCGTCCGGCGGCGGGTCCGCGCGGCACGGTGCGTCCCGCGGCGCTGCACTTCCGCAGGGCGACCGTCCGGCGGCCGTACGTGCTCTTGACGCGCGCCCCCGACGGCTGGCTCGTGCCGCCCTTCGCCGAGGATCCGGCGCTGCTCTGGGCGCGTCTCATGCCCGTGCGCGCCGAGTCGGAATCGGCGCCCGAGACGGACGCGGCCGTCGTCCCCGCGGCCGCCGCGCCAGCCGAGCCGCCGGCGCCGTCGCCCGCGCAAACGCTCGATGCCGCGACACCGATCGTCCTCGGCGAGCTCACCACCATCGGCGGTCGCGTGATCGTGCTCGACTTCGCGCACGAGCGGCGCACCGCGCTCGACGTCGATCTGCTCGAGGGCTGGGCGCGCGACGTCCGCCTGCCCGGGCTCGGGGCGTCGCAGCTCGTCGTGCAGGGCCGCGACCGCCGCCTCGGACGGATGACGGTCGCGGCATCGCGCTCCGGCGGCACGAGCGAGATCGAGCTCTCGGCGCAGGACGTGCCGCTCGCCGCGCTCACGCCGTACCTGCAGCAGGCGGAGCTGCCCTACGGCTTCGCCGGCGGGACCGCGCGCTTCCTCGCGCGCATCTGGCTGCGTCAGGACGGCTGGAGCGCCGACGCGACGGTCGCTCTGCAGCGCCCCGAGATCGTCGGCGACGAGGACGCGCTGCGACGCGCGCTCGGCATGCCGGTGCGCGACGCGATCGCGACGCTGCGCGACTCCGACGGCGACATCACGCTGCGCCTCACGCTCGGCTCGCGCGGCGACGTGCCGACCATGGTGGCGAGCGCGCTGCGCTCGGCGGTCACGCGCGCGCGGCTCGCGCCGCTCCCCGACAGACCGATCGAGATCCGCTTCGCGCCCGGCAGCGACGAGCTCGGCGTTCGCGCCAAGCAGGAGCTCGGCGAGATCGCCTACCTGCTCGCGTCGCGAAGCGACGCGGTGGTCGAGCTCAGCAGCACGGTGTCCGAGCACGACCGGCGCTTCCTCGCCGAGCAGGCCGCGGCGCAGTACCTCGAGGAGCCGGAAGGATTCATGGGCGTGCTGCGCGTGTTCGGCGTCCGCGATCAGGACACGCGCATCCGCGAGGCGCTCGCCGAGCGGCGCGCGGGACGGCCCGGACGGCTCAGCCCCGAGGACGAGGCGGTGCTGCGCGAGATCGTGGCGGCGGCTCCGCCGATCGATCCGCACCGGCTGACGGCGCTGGCGCGCGCGCGGGTCGCGAAGGTCGCACGCGAGCTCGTCGACCGGCACGGCGTCGAGCCCTCGCGCATCATGGTGAACGAGGTGTCGCCGACGGCAGCGAGCGCCGGGCCGCCCACCGTGCGGGCGTCGGTCGAGCTCGACACGACGCTCGAGGCGTCGGCGACGCGCGCGGAGGTGCGGCGATGGTGA